A genome region from candidate division KSB1 bacterium includes the following:
- a CDS encoding competence/damage-inducible protein A, whose amino-acid sequence MDIEVLSIGDELLSGQTVNSNASWMGQRLVEIGVTPRWVTTLGDVAEHCYAALQTASQRADVVLVTGGLGPTHDDITKKVVTEFFDSRLVLNPEWLEAIKQRFMHRNIPLAKVNEEQAMVPEDADMIENPLGTAPGMVFRTDKVTCYVMPGVPHEMHNMMQSFVLPELKKQTGQVIRMRTLKTTGIPESTLYEKMGDIESIGAKVAFLPGLDGVKIRLTVEAESEQDADRQLQRAAEQVRERAGEFVYTEEEKALEHVIADLLLERGKTLAVAESCTGGLLADKLTSISGSSKYFMQGVIAYSNEAKRNVLGVAETLLKEHGAVSKPVAAAMARGVKNWAGTDFGLSTTGIAGPTGGTKEKPVGLVYIGFSDGVNTVVEEHRFANDRHGNKVRTAQAVLNLFRKQLLDAE is encoded by the coding sequence ATGGACATTGAGGTTTTGTCAATCGGCGATGAACTGCTGTCCGGTCAGACGGTCAATTCAAATGCGTCCTGGATGGGACAGCGGCTGGTAGAGATCGGGGTCACTCCGCGCTGGGTGACCACCCTGGGCGATGTCGCCGAACACTGCTATGCTGCTTTGCAGACGGCCAGTCAGCGCGCTGATGTGGTGCTGGTGACCGGTGGACTGGGTCCTACCCATGATGATATCACCAAAAAAGTGGTGACCGAATTTTTCGATTCACGTCTGGTTTTGAACCCGGAATGGCTGGAGGCGATCAAACAGCGCTTTATGCATCGAAATATTCCGCTGGCCAAAGTGAATGAAGAACAGGCAATGGTGCCGGAGGATGCGGATATGATTGAGAATCCGCTGGGCACTGCCCCGGGTATGGTGTTTCGAACGGACAAAGTAACCTGCTATGTGATGCCCGGTGTGCCGCATGAAATGCATAATATGATGCAGTCCTTTGTACTGCCCGAGTTAAAAAAACAGACCGGGCAGGTCATCCGTATGCGCACCCTGAAGACAACCGGTATTCCAGAGAGTACATTGTACGAAAAAATGGGCGATATCGAGTCCATTGGCGCCAAAGTGGCGTTTTTGCCCGGACTCGACGGTGTTAAAATTCGGTTGACCGTGGAAGCCGAATCGGAACAGGATGCCGATCGGCAATTACAGCGAGCCGCAGAGCAGGTGCGCGAGCGTGCCGGAGAGTTTGTCTACACCGAAGAGGAAAAAGCGCTGGAACATGTGATTGCTGACCTGCTGTTGGAGCGTGGTAAAACTTTGGCGGTGGCGGAATCCTGTACGGGCGGACTGTTGGCGGACAAGTTGACAAGTATCTCCGGCAGTTCCAAGTATTTTATGCAGGGCGTTATTGCCTACAGTAATGAGGCGAAACGGAATGTTCTCGGCGTGGCAGAGACCTTGTTAAAAGAACACGGCGCGGTCAGTAAACCCGTGGCCGCGGCCATGGCACGCGGTGTGAAAAACTGGGCCGGTACGGATTTCGGACTGTCTACTACCGGTATCGCCGGACCCACAGGCGGAACAAAAGAAAAGCCCGTCGGACTGGTCTATATCGGATTTTCCGATGGTGTGAATACCGTGGTGGAGGAGCACCGGTTTGCCAATGACCGCCACGGCAATAAAGTGCGCACAGCTCAGGCTGTGCTGAATTTATTTAGAAAACAATTGCTCGATGCAGAATAA
- a CDS encoding geranylgeranylglyceryl/heptaprenylglyceryl phosphate synthase, translating into MKIFEKLLQIKESRGAGYFVLIDPDKQDIEKAVQTAQYCEASGVDALLVGGSLLFTHCFDEVIKRIKDSCGLPIILFPGSTKQVSQYADALLYLSLISGRNADTLIGQQVLSAPIIKAVGIEPISTGYMFIESGSVTSALFISDTNPIPRDKPDIASAHALAAEYLGMKCVYLEAGSGAKLSVPDAVVQSVRQYCNLPVIVGGGIRKPKDARAKVEAGADFVVTGSIIERNRDADLIAEFAKAVHVNES; encoded by the coding sequence GTGAAGATTTTTGAAAAGCTCCTTCAAATCAAGGAATCACGCGGAGCAGGATATTTCGTCCTTATCGATCCGGATAAACAGGATATAGAAAAAGCTGTGCAAACAGCACAATACTGTGAAGCGTCCGGCGTTGACGCCTTGCTTGTCGGGGGAAGTCTGCTGTTCACTCATTGTTTTGATGAGGTGATCAAACGGATCAAAGACTCTTGCGGTCTGCCTATTATTTTGTTTCCGGGTAGTACCAAACAGGTGTCTCAATACGCGGATGCGCTTTTGTACCTTTCGCTGATCAGCGGAAGAAACGCAGATACACTGATTGGTCAGCAGGTATTGAGTGCGCCCATTATTAAAGCGGTCGGGATTGAACCCATCTCCACCGGTTATATGTTCATTGAATCCGGTTCGGTTACCTCTGCTTTGTTTATCAGCGATACCAATCCTATACCGCGTGACAAACCGGACATTGCCTCGGCGCACGCGCTCGCCGCGGAATATCTAGGGATGAAATGTGTTTATCTTGAGGCAGGAAGCGGAGCAAAATTATCTGTTCCGGACGCGGTGGTTCAGTCGGTCCGGCAATATTGTAATCTGCCTGTTATTGTGGGAGGCGGTATCAGAAAGCCGAAAGACGCGCGCGCAAAAGTTGAGGCCGGAGCGGATTTTGTGGTGACCGGGAGTATCATTGAACGCAACCGGGATGCTGATTTGATAGCCGAATTTGCCAAAGCAGTTCATGTCAATGAGTCCTGA
- a CDS encoding RecX family transcriptional regulator, translated as MTVTFEITGLVPQKKRKDRYSVFLDDEFAFGIHVDVLLKTGIAKGDRLDLEKIEEIQDLEEKRAAKDKALRLLGVRARSRSEMRQRLERSDFSKPVIEWTLKELDRLKLLDDTEFAKMFSRSRMVTKPVGAYYLRRELFQKGLSEKDIETGVNEAYRETDEATVARELAAKRKKMLKNKEEIKAKKRVSDFLQRRGFAFAIIHDVIDRWEEL; from the coding sequence TTGACTGTCACTTTTGAAATAACCGGTCTCGTTCCGCAAAAGAAACGCAAAGACCGGTATTCTGTGTTTCTGGATGACGAATTTGCGTTTGGTATACATGTCGATGTTCTTTTAAAAACCGGTATCGCCAAAGGCGACCGGCTCGATCTTGAAAAAATCGAGGAAATTCAGGACCTGGAAGAAAAGCGAGCCGCCAAGGACAAGGCTCTGCGGTTGCTGGGTGTGCGCGCCCGGAGCCGGTCTGAAATGCGTCAGCGATTGGAGCGCAGTGATTTTTCCAAACCGGTTATCGAATGGACCCTGAAGGAACTTGACCGGTTGAAGCTGCTCGATGACACCGAGTTTGCAAAAATGTTTTCAAGGTCACGCATGGTGACCAAGCCGGTCGGCGCGTATTATCTGAGGCGCGAACTGTTTCAGAAAGGGTTGAGTGAAAAAGATATTGAAACCGGTGTCAACGAAGCCTACCGCGAGACGGACGAGGCCACAGTAGCACGGGAACTCGCGGCAAAACGTAAAAAAATGTTAAAGAATAAAGAAGAAATAAAGGCAAAGAAACGCGTTTCGGATTTTTTGCAGCGGCGCGGCTTTGCATTTGCAATCATACATGATGTTATAGATCGATGGGAGGAGTTGTAA
- a CDS encoding aminotransferase class I/II-fold pyridoxal phosphate-dependent enzyme, whose amino-acid sequence MKPDDLKKLDVGTRLIKAANQADFRQVNSHIPPIFQTVNYDYPDVDEGMQVFAKNREGYFYTREGNPTMDLFASMVALIEDGEQALSTASGMAAISNAILSFVEPGDEILSSAAIYGGTKAWLDKRLRGLQVNTAFVDITDLAEVKAAVSSRTRILYTEVIGNPNLVLADISGLAEIAEQNNLLLVVDSTFSPPPICQPLNLGADLVIQSATKYIGGHGDIMAGVIIGDREKIEPIRETVKLYGGIVSPFNAWLAIRGLKTLKIRLEKHCENAQAIAEFLYNHPKVERVLYPGLPSHSQHDLAKRQLNGFGGMLAFEVKGGLKAGKTIMNSVQVCNFTVSLGEIDTLIMHPATTSHQSLTPEERQAIGITDGLMRLSVGIEDTQDLINDLKQALNNI is encoded by the coding sequence GTGAAACCGGATGATTTGAAAAAACTGGATGTCGGCACCCGATTGATCAAAGCGGCCAATCAGGCTGATTTTCGCCAGGTCAATTCGCATATTCCCCCCATTTTTCAAACGGTGAATTATGATTATCCGGACGTTGATGAAGGCATGCAAGTGTTTGCCAAAAACCGGGAAGGCTATTTTTACACCCGGGAAGGCAATCCGACCATGGATTTGTTTGCATCCATGGTGGCCTTGATTGAAGACGGTGAGCAGGCCCTGTCCACCGCGTCCGGAATGGCAGCGATCAGCAATGCCATATTATCCTTTGTCGAGCCGGGAGACGAGATTTTATCCTCTGCCGCCATTTACGGCGGCACCAAAGCCTGGCTGGACAAGCGTTTGCGGGGGTTGCAGGTCAATACCGCATTTGTTGATATCACAGACCTTGCCGAGGTTAAAGCGGCCGTCAGCAGCCGAACCCGTATTCTATACACTGAAGTCATCGGCAATCCCAATCTGGTGCTTGCTGATATCAGCGGATTGGCGGAGATTGCCGAACAAAACAATTTACTTCTGGTGGTCGATTCCACATTTTCACCGCCTCCGATTTGTCAGCCATTGAATCTGGGCGCGGATCTCGTCATTCAGAGTGCAACCAAATACATAGGCGGTCACGGTGATATTATGGCAGGTGTGATCATCGGAGACCGTGAAAAGATTGAACCCATTCGTGAGACCGTCAAGTTGTACGGCGGTATTGTCAGTCCCTTTAATGCCTGGCTGGCCATCCGTGGATTAAAAACACTCAAAATCAGATTGGAAAAACACTGCGAGAATGCCCAGGCTATCGCTGAATTTTTATATAACCATCCCAAGGTCGAACGGGTGCTGTATCCCGGGTTGCCGTCGCATAGCCAGCATGATCTGGCAAAGCGGCAGCTGAATGGATTCGGTGGCATGCTAGCATTTGAAGTCAAGGGCGGCCTGAAAGCCGGCAAAACCATCATGAACTCGGTCCAGGTGTGCAATTTTACCGTCAGTCTGGGTGAGATCGATACACTGATCATGCATCCGGCCACCACCTCGCATCAGAGTTTGACTCCGGAGGAGCGCCAGGCCATCGGCATTACGGACGGATTGATGCGCCTGTCTGTCGGAATTGAAGACACTCAGGATCTGATCAACGATTTAAAACAGGCATTGAACAATATATAA
- the thpR gene encoding RNA 2',3'-cyclic phosphodiesterase translates to MQNKIRTFVCFELPPTVLELLRSIQGRLKPLHDGTRWVNPERIHLTLRFLGDVERERLDAVMEAVQNACKAFEPFTLTVSKTGAFPNFKRPRVFWVGVSDPDQKLQQCQAAIEGELEDIGFPGEKRAFSPHLTLGRVNNSRGVANVSKELERLHPEPVSFPAREVVVMQSKLTPSGAVYTPLRKIGL, encoded by the coding sequence ATGCAGAATAAGATCCGGACATTTGTATGCTTTGAACTCCCCCCGACGGTGCTGGAACTGCTGCGCTCGATTCAGGGACGCTTGAAACCCCTGCACGACGGCACCCGCTGGGTGAACCCGGAGCGTATTCATCTGACGTTGCGCTTTTTGGGGGATGTTGAGCGTGAGCGACTGGACGCTGTTATGGAGGCGGTGCAGAATGCCTGCAAAGCGTTTGAACCGTTCACACTGACAGTGTCAAAAACCGGAGCGTTTCCCAATTTTAAACGTCCGCGTGTATTCTGGGTCGGTGTTTCGGACCCGGATCAAAAGCTGCAACAATGCCAGGCAGCCATCGAGGGCGAGCTTGAAGATATTGGATTTCCCGGAGAAAAACGTGCATTTTCTCCGCATCTCACCCTGGGCCGGGTTAACAACAGCCGGGGTGTTGCCAACGTGTCAAAAGAACTCGAACGCCTGCATCCGGAACCCGTCTCATTCCCTGCCAGGGAAGTTGTGGTGATGCAGAGTAAACTGACGCCATCCGGTGCAGTTTACACGCCGTTGCGGAAAATCGGGTTGTAA
- the alaS gene encoding alanine--tRNA ligase, giving the protein MKANEIRQSFLDFFKSKNHKIVPSAPVVPQNDPTLLFTNAGMNQFKDIFLGTQAPDAPRAADSQKCIRVSGKHNDLEEVGRDTYHHTFFEMLGNWSFGDYFKSEAIEWAWELLTDVWELPKDRLYATVFEGDQDDHVAKDTEAIKEWKSKTDIDHSHILEFDKKDNFWEMGNTGPCGPCSEIHIDRGSEFCDSDDPDHVCEVNSGCARFIELWNLVFIQYNRDESGKLHPLPAKHVDTGAGFERLVAVMQHVKSNYDTDVFTPLLKRIGELAGKPYTDGEQAVAFRVISDHVRALTFAITDGVIPGNEGRGYVVRRILRRAARFGRLLEMREPFIYKLVGTLCDQMGETYPETPGTSRLCEAGDSF; this is encoded by the coding sequence ATGAAAGCCAACGAAATACGACAATCTTTTTTGGATTTTTTCAAAAGCAAGAACCATAAAATCGTGCCCAGCGCGCCGGTTGTGCCGCAGAATGACCCCACGCTGTTGTTTACCAACGCCGGCATGAACCAGTTTAAGGATATTTTTCTGGGCACCCAGGCGCCGGATGCTCCGCGTGCCGCGGATTCGCAAAAGTGCATCCGTGTGTCCGGAAAGCATAACGATCTGGAGGAAGTGGGGCGCGATACCTATCATCATACCTTTTTTGAAATGCTGGGCAACTGGTCGTTCGGTGATTATTTTAAATCCGAGGCTATCGAATGGGCATGGGAGTTGTTGACCGACGTGTGGGAGCTTCCCAAGGATCGGCTGTATGCCACGGTCTTTGAGGGAGATCAGGACGATCATGTGGCCAAGGATACCGAGGCTATTAAAGAATGGAAATCCAAAACCGATATTGATCATTCTCATATACTGGAATTTGATAAAAAAGATAATTTCTGGGAAATGGGCAACACGGGTCCCTGCGGTCCCTGTTCGGAAATTCATATTGACCGGGGATCTGAATTCTGCGATTCGGATGATCCTGATCATGTCTGTGAGGTCAACAGCGGTTGTGCCCGCTTTATCGAATTGTGGAATTTGGTGTTCATTCAGTACAATCGCGATGAGAGCGGCAAGCTGCATCCACTGCCGGCAAAGCATGTGGATACCGGAGCCGGATTTGAACGTCTGGTTGCGGTGATGCAGCATGTAAAATCCAATTATGATACGGATGTGTTTACACCGCTGCTGAAGCGAATTGGCGAGCTCGCCGGCAAGCCGTACACGGACGGTGAGCAGGCTGTGGCCTTTCGGGTGATCTCGGATCATGTGCGCGCTTTGACGTTTGCGATCACCGACGGCGTTATTCCCGGCAATGAGGGCCGCGGTTATGTGGTACGTCGGATTCTGCGGCGCGCGGCGCGGTTCGGACGGTTACTGGAGATGCGCGAACCATTCATTTATAAACTGGTCGGAACACTTTGTGATCAGATGGGCGAAACCTATCCGGAGACTCCGGGAACGTCACGACTATGTGAAGCGGGTGATTCGTTCTGA
- the alaS gene encoding alanine--tRNA ligase has protein sequence MIRWAKPIRRLRERHDYVKRVIRSEEESFGRTLDRGIEIFEDRSRQLAERGVTVFPGKDAFELHDTYGFPLDLTQLMAEEKQLTVDVKAFNREMDAQRQRSAQAAKNVNYQTIDVQAEPTQFLGYDKDETDASVIKYIDGKLVLSRTPFYAESGGQVGDIGVIKGDDFEFQVTDTQKAGEHVLHIGELKSGQPKPGDRATAVIDRDRRRATERNHTVTHLVHRALRMTLGEHVQQAGSLVGPETMRFDFTHFEALTAEQRHQVETIVNEQILKNRKTTWSYTDIETAKADGAVALFGEKYGDEVRVVEVENYSKELCGGTHVRATGEIGSFVIINESSVAAGIRRIECLTGMQALNYLENGRKVAQRSSRLLGCTPEQLESCVQALIDEQKEIQNELKTLRQQSSKGEIDTILDQIKQVNGIQVVAGEVHANEANDMRKLGDHVRNGLDSGVGVLGAAIDDKVSLVCVVTDDLVKKGVKAGDIIKKVASYVQGGGGGAPHMALAGGKDVSKLPLALSKVEQIVNECRN, from the coding sequence GTGATCAGATGGGCGAAACCTATCCGGAGACTCCGGGAACGTCACGACTATGTGAAGCGGGTGATTCGTTCTGAAGAAGAGAGCTTTGGACGCACTTTGGACCGTGGGATTGAAATTTTTGAAGACCGTTCACGTCAACTTGCCGAGCGCGGTGTAACCGTATTCCCCGGAAAAGATGCGTTTGAACTGCATGATACCTACGGATTTCCGCTGGACCTGACTCAGCTGATGGCTGAGGAAAAACAACTCACTGTGGATGTGAAAGCGTTTAACCGGGAAATGGACGCCCAACGTCAGCGTTCCGCACAGGCTGCAAAAAATGTAAACTATCAAACCATCGACGTGCAGGCAGAGCCGACACAGTTTTTAGGCTATGACAAGGATGAAACGGATGCGTCGGTGATCAAATATATAGACGGTAAACTGGTACTCAGCCGAACGCCCTTTTATGCTGAATCCGGCGGTCAGGTGGGCGATATCGGTGTGATCAAAGGCGATGATTTTGAATTTCAAGTGACGGACACACAAAAAGCCGGTGAACATGTGCTGCATATCGGTGAACTGAAATCCGGACAGCCCAAACCGGGGGATCGCGCTACGGCTGTGATCGACCGTGATCGACGCCGGGCCACCGAACGCAACCATACGGTAACACACCTGGTGCACAGAGCCCTGCGAATGACACTCGGAGAGCATGTCCAGCAGGCGGGTTCACTGGTGGGGCCGGAGACTATGCGCTTTGATTTTACACATTTCGAAGCGCTGACCGCAGAACAGCGGCATCAGGTGGAAACCATTGTCAATGAACAGATTCTGAAAAACCGAAAGACCACCTGGAGCTATACGGATATCGAGACGGCCAAAGCAGACGGCGCTGTGGCTTTGTTTGGTGAAAAATACGGCGACGAGGTTCGCGTGGTAGAGGTAGAGAATTACTCCAAAGAACTTTGCGGCGGAACACATGTGCGCGCTACAGGCGAAATCGGCAGTTTTGTGATTATCAATGAAAGTTCGGTTGCGGCCGGCATCCGGAGGATTGAATGTTTGACCGGTATGCAGGCTCTGAATTATCTGGAGAACGGCCGTAAAGTGGCTCAGCGTTCATCCCGATTGCTGGGATGTACACCGGAACAGCTTGAATCCTGTGTACAAGCGCTGATTGATGAACAGAAAGAAATCCAGAACGAATTAAAAACCCTGCGGCAGCAGTCGTCCAAAGGCGAAATTGACACCATACTCGACCAGATCAAGCAGGTGAATGGCATTCAGGTGGTGGCCGGAGAGGTTCACGCCAATGAAGCCAATGATATGAGAAAACTCGGTGATCATGTCAGAAACGGACTGGATAGCGGCGTGGGGGTTTTGGGCGCAGCCATTGACGACAAGGTATCTCTTGTCTGTGTGGTGACGGATGATCTGGTTAAAAAGGGCGTCAAAGCCGGTGATATTATTAAAAAAGTTGCAAGTTATGTTCAGGGCGGCGGCGGCGGCGCGCCGCATATGGCCCTGGCCGGCGGCAAGGATGTATCCAAACTGCCTTTGGCATTGTCAAAAGTTGAACAAATTGTTAATGAATGTCGCAATTGA